ACATGAGCCAGCGGCAACGGGTAGCTCCTGTCAGTAGTGTCTGAGGTAACAAAGCGGGGTACGCGTACGGTGAAGGCGTGGATACATTCACCCATCTCTCGAAAGACAACGTCCTTACAGCGATCCAGGATATTGCTATTCCTCAGTGAGCAGGGCTGCATACAGACTGTGGGGCGGCAGCACATGCAATCGAGCTGAGCGCTGGGCGAGAAGACGCAAGCCGAGAAACCGCCCGACCCTTTCCGTGCCGGACGCGGTGATACCGCTGTGTTGGCATGCACCACGACTGCCTTGTCGCGTTCGACGAAAGGATGCGTATTGGCATCTGTCAGAAATCGGTATGTGCTATTCAGAAAAGTTTGGTGGTTTGGGTCTGGGTTGTGCTGAACAACAAAAACCCAATCGAGTGGTGTCAGATTGGGAGCCTTCAATTCGGTGAGTTTCGCAAGGAATTCATAGCAAACGGTGGCACCAGCAAGGGAAGCGACCCAGTCAAAACAGATTAGAGTAACGAATCTGCACGGAAAGCCGCTCGGCTCATACTGGCATTCAAAGACATACACATTGGACCCACAAAACATGTCGTTGCAGCTAACGTTCATCTCCGGCCAAGCTGGGCGTACCTTCGGCTGCACCCATTTATGAATCACACCTTCACGGTCCTTGACCCATATTACACAGCAATTCACCCACTGGTTATCCCGCACGGAATCCGGTGCGTTGGACTGGCTGACCTGGGCAGCCAGCATATTGCACAGGTCTCTGTATTCATCCTTGGGGATGCCCTGGACGCCTGCAATGATGATGCTTTCATTAGGCCACGCAGCTGCAGAGATTCTGTCATTGATAACAGCTGCACCAGCAATGCCTGGGATTGCGTACTCAGGGAACAGTGTGAAGTTAGCAGAACGACTGCCGAAACCACCCCGCGCAATGTCAAGCGTACGATGGATCGCGGCCAACTGAACCTTCACCGCATCATTTGACCACCGGAAAGGCTCTTCAGTCTGAGAGTGAAACTTGATGAAAGGCTGCATAGCCACGATTCGTACTTCGTTCGACGGTATGCGAACATTGACTGTGATCTGCTCAACATCTATCACGTGTTACCTCTCGCCGGCCAGCGCCAGGACGCGCCGCCGGATGTCCTCTGAAACCCACATACCGCTTTTCTCCAGGCGATGAATCACCGGCTTGACGCTTTCGATCAAACCGGATGATTTAGCTTCCAGCAGAATCCGCAAAGTCCCCCAAACCGTGAGTCCAGCTGCGATGGCCGTTCTTCTTGCCAAGGCGTCATCCAGGAGAAGAATATGATCGGGGTGTTCGAGAGCCAAAGACATGGCGGCAATCTCTCCGGCACCGAGATCCACAACAAACCACTCGGAAGGCGTTGCCTGGGGATCCGTAATTTTCATCCAAGAATGGTCTTCGGGATTGGGGACGTCGAATCCCCGGCTTCTTCCTTCGGCCAGTTCAAAAGCCACCGCGCCGGGAACGCAAACCAAGGTAAACAGGCGGGGAAGCCACCCCAAACCGCCGCATCGGTGCAGATAGAGCAGGGGTGATGTATTGCTGATGGCTTTATCCGGCATGGGCTCCTTCCAGATCCTCCAGTTCGGAGGTGAGAGGAAACACGCGGTAACGGTTTAAACTGATGAGGAATTCTACGCGGGTCATACCGGCCAGTTCTGCGGCCCTCCCCGAAGACAAGCGCCCAAGCTCATAAAGCTTCACGGCGGCCAGGATCGGCAATTCACGGCTGAATCCGATTTCATCCGTCTTCTCTGCCAGCAGGATCTTTTCCGGCACCTCGATTACGATCTGTCTTGTTGCCATGACAACACCTCTTTAAAAGTCATTTTATTCCAAGCTATTATCCGTTA
The Candidatus Zixiibacteriota bacterium DNA segment above includes these coding regions:
- a CDS encoding DUF3368 domain-containing protein, with the protein product MPDKAISNTSPLLYLHRCGGLGWLPRLFTLVCVPGAVAFELAEGRSRGFDVPNPEDHSWMKITDPQATPSEWFVVDLGAGEIAAMSLALEHPDHILLLDDALARRTAIAAGLTVWGTLRILLEAKSSGLIESVKPVIHRLEKSGMWVSEDIRRRVLALAGER
- a CDS encoding UPF0175 family protein; translated protein: MATRQIVIEVPEKILLAEKTDEIGFSRELPILAAVKLYELGRLSSGRAAELAGMTRVEFLISLNRYRVFPLTSELEDLEGAHAG